One part of the Fusobacterium pseudoperiodonticum genome encodes these proteins:
- a CDS encoding valine--tRNA ligase, with the protein MNELDKNYSPNEIEEKWYKTWEESKYFAASLSSEKENYSIVIPPPNVTGILHMGHVLNNSIQDTLIRYNRMRGKNTLWMPGCDHAGIATQNKVERKLAEEGLKKEDIGREKFLEMTWEWKDKYGGIITQQLRKLGASLDWDRERFTMDEGLSYAVKKIFNDLYHDGLIYQGEYMVNWCPSCGTALADDEVDHEEKDGHLWQIKYPVKDSDEYIIIATSRPETMLADVAVAVHPEDERYKHLIGKTLILPLVNREIPVIADEYVDKEFGTGALKITPAHDPNDYNLGKKYNLPVINMLTPDGKIVEDYPKYAGLDRFEARKKIVEDLKEQGFFIKTEHLHHAVGQCYRCQTVIEPRVSPQWFVKMKPLAEKALEVVRNGEIKILPKRMEKIYYNWLENIRDWCISRQIWWGHRIPAWYGPDRHVFVAMDEAEAKEQAKKHYGHDVELSQEEDVLDTWFSSALWPFSTMGWPEKTKELDLFYPTNTLVTGADIIFFWVARMIMFGMYELKKIPFKNVFFHGIVRDEIGRKMSKSLGNSPDPLDLIKEFGVDAIRFSMIYNTSQGQDVHFSTDLLGMGRNFANKIWNAARFVIMNLEGFDVKSVDKTKLDYELVDKWIISRLNETAKEVEDCLEKFELDNAAKAVYEFLRGDFCDWYVEIAKIRLYNDDEDKKISKLTAQYMLWTILEQGLRLLHPFMPFITEEIWQKIKVDGETIMLQQYPVADNNLIDVKIEKSFEYIKEVVSSLRNIRAEKGISPAKPAKVVVSTSNSEELETLEKNELFIKKLANLEELTCGANLEAPAQSSLRVAGNSSVYMILTGLLNNEAEIKKINEQLAKLEKELEPVNRKLSDEKFTSKAPQHIIDRELRIQKEYLDKIEKLKESLKSFE; encoded by the coding sequence CCATGCTGGAATAGCAACTCAAAATAAAGTTGAAAGAAAATTAGCAGAAGAAGGATTGAAAAAAGAAGATATAGGTAGAGAAAAATTCCTTGAAATGACTTGGGAATGGAAAGACAAATATGGAGGTATCATAACTCAACAATTAAGAAAGTTAGGAGCTTCACTTGACTGGGATAGAGAAAGATTTACTATGGACGAAGGACTTTCTTATGCAGTTAAAAAAATCTTTAATGACCTATACCATGATGGTTTAATTTATCAAGGTGAATATATGGTAAACTGGTGTCCTTCTTGTGGTACTGCACTTGCAGATGATGAAGTTGATCACGAAGAAAAAGATGGACATCTATGGCAAATAAAATATCCTGTAAAAGATTCTGATGAATATATAATAATCGCTACTTCAAGACCTGAAACTATGCTTGCTGACGTGGCAGTGGCAGTTCACCCTGAAGACGAAAGATACAAGCATTTAATAGGAAAAACTTTAATTTTACCATTAGTTAATAGAGAAATTCCTGTTATTGCAGATGAATATGTTGATAAAGAATTTGGAACAGGAGCTTTAAAAATTACTCCTGCACACGACCCTAATGACTATAATTTAGGAAAGAAATATAATCTTCCTGTAATAAATATGTTAACTCCTGATGGAAAAATAGTTGAAGATTATCCAAAATATGCAGGACTAGACAGATTTGAAGCTAGAAAAAAAATAGTTGAAGACTTAAAAGAACAAGGTTTCTTTATAAAGACTGAACATTTACACCATGCAGTAGGACAATGTTACAGATGTCAAACTGTTATTGAACCAAGAGTATCTCCTCAATGGTTTGTTAAAATGAAACCTCTTGCTGAAAAAGCACTTGAAGTTGTAAGAAATGGTGAAATAAAAATTCTTCCTAAGAGAATGGAAAAAATTTATTATAACTGGTTAGAAAATATAAGAGATTGGTGTATATCAAGACAAATTTGGTGGGGACATAGAATACCTGCTTGGTATGGACCTGATAGACATGTTTTTGTTGCTATGGATGAAGCAGAAGCAAAGGAACAAGCTAAGAAACATTATGGGCATGATGTTGAATTATCTCAAGAAGAAGATGTTTTAGATACTTGGTTCTCATCTGCACTTTGGCCATTCTCAACAATGGGTTGGCCTGAAAAAACTAAGGAATTAGATTTATTCTATCCTACAAATACATTAGTAACAGGAGCAGACATCATATTCTTCTGGGTTGCAAGAATGATAATGTTTGGTATGTATGAACTTAAAAAGATACCATTTAAAAATGTGTTCTTCCATGGAATAGTAAGAGATGAAATTGGTAGAAAGATGTCAAAATCTCTTGGAAACTCTCCTGATCCTCTTGACTTAATAAAAGAGTTTGGAGTAGATGCTATAAGATTTTCTATGATATATAACACTTCTCAAGGGCAAGATGTACACTTCTCAACTGACTTACTAGGAATGGGAAGAAACTTTGCAAATAAAATTTGGAATGCTGCAAGGTTTGTTATTATGAACTTAGAAGGTTTTGATGTAAAATCTGTAGATAAGACAAAATTAGATTATGAACTTGTTGATAAATGGATAATTTCAAGATTAAATGAAACTGCAAAAGAAGTAGAGGATTGTTTAGAAAAATTTGAACTTGATAATGCTGCTAAAGCAGTTTATGAATTCTTAAGAGGAGATTTCTGTGATTGGTATGTTGAAATTGCAAAAATCAGACTTTATAATGATGACGAAGATAAGAAAATTTCTAAATTAACAGCACAATATATGCTTTGGACTATCTTAGAACAAGGATTGAGATTACTTCATCCATTTATGCCATTCATCACAGAAGAAATTTGGCAAAAAATTAAAGTAGATGGTGAAACTATCATGCTACAACAATATCCTGTAGCTGATAATAATCTAATAGATGTTAAAATTGAAAAATCTTTTGAATATATAAAAGAAGTTGTTTCTTCACTTAGAAATATAAGAGCAGAAAAAGGAATTTCTCCTGCAAAACCTGCAAAAGTAGTTGTATCAACTTCTAATTCAGAAGAATTAGAAACTCTTGAAAAGAATGAATTATTCATCAAGAAATTAGCTAATTTAGAAGAATTAACTTGTGGAGCAAACTTAGAAGCTCCTGCACAAAGTTCTTTAAGAGTAGCTGGAAACTCATCAGTATATATGATATTAACAGGACTTTTAAATAATGAAGCAGAAATTAAGAAGATTAATGAACAACTTGCTAAGTTAGAAAAGGAATTAGAACCTGTAAATAGAAAATTATCAGATGAAAAGTTCACTTCAAAAGCTCCTCAACATATAATTGATAGAGAACTAAGAATACAAAAAGAATATCTTGATAAGATAGAAAAGTTAAAAGAAAGTTTAAAAAGTTTTGAATAA